Below is a genomic region from candidate division TA06 bacterium.
GTCGAAAACCGGATAACCCAGGCCCCTTTGGTTCAAGATCATCGCGGCATGAAAGGGATAGGGCGACATCCCCGGCGGATAATCGCCGACCTCTTGTTTTTGGTAATCTTCCTTGGAAACCAAGCCAGGATCCACCGCCATTAAGGCCGCCAGTTCGTCGGCTCCGGCATGTCCGGTTCCCTTAAAATATTTTTTGCCGGCCTGGGATGAAGCTTCCCACCAGTGTATGGTCAGCGTCCTGGCCCTCTGCTGCTGCCACAGATACGGACCCACCGGCTTCAGGCAATCATTGTTCCCGCCGTGGCCGTTCATTATGATGATGTACTTGAAGCCGGCATTGGCCAGGCTCAGGGCGGTCTCTTTTAGATAGGCGGTCAGGGTTTCCGGAGAAACGGTCAGCGAGCCGGGGAAACCGATCAGCGATCGGGTCAGACCGTAGGGAATGGTGGGCGCCACCAAGGCGTTGAGCGGCCCGGCCAGTTTTTGGCAG
It encodes:
- a CDS encoding creatininase family protein; its protein translation is MMIKIERTMARLNWKQFKKLVPGKINRALLPVGTIEAHGPGALGTDAIIPEYICQKLAGPLNALVAPTIPYGLTRSLIGFPGSLTVSPETLTAYLKETALSLANAGFKYIIIMNGHGGNNDCLKPVGPYLWQQQRARTLTIHWWEASSQAGKKYFKGTGHAGADELAALMAVDPGLVSKEDYQKQEVGDYPPGMSPYPFHAAMILNQRGLGYPVFDAPKARKYMGEVIKIISDEARTILNAWEKLD